A window of Metabacillus sp. B2-18 contains these coding sequences:
- the yiaA gene encoding inner membrane protein YiaA yields MSNNNEGSLEKNEQEELKIEMKRVEGEPTAAFKGASWSALLIGVTAYLIGLFNATMQLNEKGYYFAILVFGLYAAISLQKAVRDKDEGIPVTNIYYGISWLALVIAISLIAIGLYNASSITLSEKGFYAMAFALSLFAAITVQKNIRDTQRARERE; encoded by the coding sequence TTGTCAAACAATAATGAAGGCTCGTTAGAAAAAAATGAACAGGAAGAACTTAAAATTGAAATGAAAAGAGTGGAGGGAGAGCCAACAGCTGCCTTCAAAGGGGCATCTTGGTCAGCGTTATTAATTGGAGTAACCGCCTATTTAATTGGCCTATTCAATGCAACCATGCAATTGAACGAAAAAGGTTATTATTTTGCCATTTTAGTATTTGGATTATATGCTGCTATATCCTTGCAAAAGGCAGTAAGAGATAAAGATGAAGGAATACCTGTTACAAATATTTATTATGGTATTAGTTGGTTAGCATTGGTTATTGCAATATCGTTAATTGCTATTGGACTATACAATGCAAGTAGTATTACACTTAGTGAAAAGGGTTTTTATGCTATGGCCTTTGCACTTTCTTTGTTTGCTGCGATTACAGTACAAAAAAATATTAGAGATACACAACGAGCAAGAGAGAGGGAATAA
- a CDS encoding DUF3231 family protein: MPDKAAITSSELGTLWLTYQEKTMILRMLEYFIEKADDDKAKDIMTNLHEDLEIYVGKIVKIYEEEGAVIPVGYTAQDVNKDVPKLYDNGFDIMLVRLLKEISMGLHSLNLTMTFREDINFLFEGLTALTQKYFRICTQYLLEKGLLVRSPYVSMPKSVEFVKDNKYLGGIALNPLSKKRPLNTVEISHIHKAIESNLTGLQLILGFAQCADDREVRQFFNEGAELAKGIIKELSEVFIQTNLPIPQSPGGNATRSTVAPFSDKLMMYCTSLFCSFSMGSNSLGTAFSLRNDLSAKNAIFIKDIFEYAHNGAKIMIKNGWMEEPPQMEDRKQKMN, from the coding sequence ATGCCAGATAAAGCAGCTATTACATCATCGGAATTAGGAACGTTATGGCTTACATATCAGGAAAAGACAATGATTCTGCGAATGTTAGAATATTTTATAGAAAAAGCAGATGACGACAAAGCCAAGGATATTATGACTAATTTGCATGAAGACCTTGAGATATATGTTGGAAAAATAGTTAAGATATATGAAGAGGAAGGGGCAGTTATACCCGTTGGCTATACAGCACAGGATGTAAATAAAGATGTCCCAAAGCTCTATGATAATGGTTTTGACATTATGTTGGTGCGGCTTTTAAAAGAGATAAGCATGGGATTACATTCATTAAATTTAACAATGACGTTTAGAGAAGATATAAATTTCTTGTTTGAAGGCCTCACCGCTCTTACCCAAAAGTATTTCAGAATCTGCACACAATATTTGCTTGAAAAGGGGTTACTAGTTAGATCACCATATGTTTCGATGCCAAAATCAGTTGAATTTGTAAAAGATAATAAATATTTAGGTGGAATAGCTCTTAATCCATTGAGCAAAAAAAGACCATTGAATACAGTAGAAATTTCTCACATACATAAAGCTATTGAATCAAATCTTACAGGCTTACAATTGATTTTAGGATTTGCACAATGTGCAGATGATCGAGAGGTTAGGCAATTTTTTAATGAAGGGGCAGAACTTGCTAAAGGTATTATAAAAGAATTGAGCGAAGTCTTTATTCAAACAAACCTTCCAATTCCTCAAAGTCCAGGTGGGAATGCTACCCGTTCAACAGTAGCACCATTTTCGGATAAGCTCATGATGTATTGCACAAGTCTATTTTGTAGTTTTTCCATGGGAAGCAATTCTCTTGGAACTGCTTTTAGCTTACGAAATGATTTGTCTGCAAAAAATGCAATATTTATAAAAGATATTTTTGAATATGCTCACAATGGTGCAAAAATCATGATCAAAAATGGTTGGATGGAAGAGCCACCTCAAATGGAGGATCGGAAACAAAAGATGAATTGA